A genome region from Nitrospirota bacterium includes the following:
- the csrA gene encoding carbon storage regulator, with protein MLVLTRKLGEGITIGSDIRVVVLEVKAGQVRLGIEAPSAVQVHRDEIYAKILEENKQAARAQPVLTEALKRLNVPARAETNHV; from the coding sequence ATGCTGGTCCTGACACGGAAGTTAGGGGAAGGCATCACCATCGGGTCCGATATCCGGGTGGTGGTGCTGGAAGTGAAGGCCGGCCAGGTTCGGCTGGGGATCGAGGCGCCCAGCGCCGTCCAAGTCCATCGCGACGAAATCTACGCGAAGATTCTCGAAGAGAACAAACAGGCCGCCCGGGCGCAGCCGGTCTTGACCGAGGCCTTGAAGCGGCTCAACGTTCCCGCCCGAGCGGAGACAAACCATGTGTGA
- the flgK gene encoding flagellar hook-associated protein FlgK, with translation MAGISTLFEIGRNALQASQQSLTVIGQNVANVNTPGYSKQDAVLTETVPQDGNPGQVGTGVRVAEIRRTVDQLLDGQLNTSHQKLGRYQAYRSALFRVQSLYGDSNDQGIGAALNGFFSSLQDVATNPSDVTARSVLLSKAATLTGQMAQTASNLNEQRKSLDTQISQTITEVNGLATQIADLNAKINDATIREQNANDLKDQRGRLLNDLADRIGFSSIEDASGQVSIFVGRGQVLVEKGTTRTLSGLARSDNGGMQDVRYAVGSTSATQDITSLITGGKLKGLLDARDTIIPNQLQALDRLAAGLVTEVNQQHRQGYGLDGSTGQDFFSTLSVSSTIPSTNSGTTSVSASSISAPSLLTLHDYEIRFTAGPVYTLVDATTGTNVKGNYAGTAVTVPLTVVAATADKFKATVDGTTSGDLTLTPGTYTGAQLATEVQTRINADATLTAAGKSVTVTYDPTNSRLIVTSDSTASTSAVTFAAPGAGSDARASLGLSAGTATATSGAFVAGSTFTLDGIQVTVAGTPTAGDKLKINAYTGAAEDASVSLTSADKVAAASSLGGIPGDNTNALALSALQSKSMAGLGNVTFSGAYQAAATSIGTSAQGADRDLNAQQGLQDQLQVFRGEVSGVSMDEELINMLKYQRMFEMASRMIKMTDELLQTLVTIKQ, from the coding sequence ATGGCCGGGATCAGCACGCTCTTCGAGATCGGCAGAAACGCCTTACAGGCTTCTCAACAGTCCTTGACGGTCATCGGTCAAAACGTCGCGAACGTCAATACGCCCGGCTATTCCAAGCAGGATGCGGTGTTGACCGAAACGGTTCCCCAGGACGGCAATCCGGGCCAGGTGGGAACCGGCGTGCGCGTGGCCGAGATCCGGCGCACCGTCGACCAGCTGTTGGATGGACAGTTAAATACCTCCCATCAGAAGCTCGGCCGGTACCAGGCGTACCGGAGCGCGTTGTTCCGCGTCCAAAGCCTGTACGGCGATTCCAACGACCAGGGGATCGGAGCCGCGCTGAACGGTTTCTTCTCCTCACTGCAGGATGTCGCCACCAACCCGTCGGATGTCACGGCCCGGAGTGTCTTGTTGTCCAAGGCGGCGACGCTCACGGGACAGATGGCGCAGACCGCGTCGAATCTCAACGAGCAGCGCAAGTCGCTGGATACCCAGATCAGCCAGACCATCACGGAAGTGAACGGACTGGCCACGCAGATTGCAGACCTGAACGCCAAGATCAACGACGCGACGATCAGGGAGCAAAACGCCAACGACCTGAAAGACCAGCGCGGACGGCTGCTGAACGATCTGGCCGACCGGATCGGATTCTCGTCGATCGAAGATGCCTCCGGGCAGGTGTCGATATTCGTGGGGCGGGGACAGGTTCTGGTGGAGAAGGGCACGACCCGCACCTTGTCCGGGCTGGCTCGGAGCGACAACGGCGGGATGCAGGACGTTCGTTATGCCGTGGGCTCGACGAGCGCCACGCAGGATATCACCAGTCTGATTACGGGGGGGAAGCTCAAGGGACTGCTGGATGCGAGGGACACGATTATCCCGAACCAGTTGCAGGCGCTGGACCGACTGGCCGCCGGGTTGGTGACCGAAGTGAACCAGCAGCATCGGCAGGGATACGGGCTGGACGGATCGACGGGGCAGGATTTCTTCTCCACCCTGTCGGTCAGCTCGACCATTCCCAGCACGAACAGCGGGACGACCTCCGTGTCCGCCTCGTCGATCTCGGCCCCGAGTCTCCTGACCTTGCACGACTACGAGATCCGGTTCACCGCCGGGCCTGTCTATACGCTGGTGGATGCGACGACCGGGACGAACGTCAAGGGCAATTATGCGGGGACGGCCGTGACGGTCCCGCTGACCGTCGTGGCCGCGACGGCCGACAAGTTCAAGGCCACGGTGGACGGCACCACCTCGGGCGATCTTACGTTGACGCCGGGCACCTATACCGGCGCGCAACTGGCCACCGAAGTCCAGACCAGGATCAACGCGGACGCGACGCTGACGGCGGCGGGCAAGAGCGTCACCGTCACCTACGATCCGACGAACAGCCGGCTGATCGTCACCTCGGACTCGACGGCCAGTACCTCCGCCGTGACATTTGCGGCGCCGGGGGCCGGGAGCGATGCGCGGGCCTCGCTGGGCCTGTCAGCCGGCACGGCGACCGCCACCAGCGGAGCCTTCGTCGCCGGCTCGACCTTTACGCTGGACGGGATCCAGGTGACGGTGGCCGGCACGCCGACCGCAGGCGACAAGCTGAAGATCAACGCCTACACGGGGGCCGCCGAGGACGCCTCCGTTTCGCTGACGAGCGCGGATAAGGTGGCGGCCGCCTCGAGTCTGGGCGGCATCCCGGGCGACAATACCAACGCGCTGGCCCTGAGCGCCTTGCAAAGCAAATCCATGGCGGGCTTGGGGAACGTCACATTCAGCGGCGCGTACCAGGCGGCGGCCACCTCCATCGGCACGTCCGCCCAAGGAGCGGATCGGGACTTGAACGCGCAACAAGGCCTGCAGGATCAGCTGCAAGTGTTCCGCGGCGAAGTGTCCGGCGTGTCGATGGATGAAGAGCTGATCAATATGCTCAAGTATCAACGCATGTTCGAGATGGCATCCCGCATGATCAAGATGACCGACGAACTGCTGCAAACCCTGGTCACCATCAAACAGTGA
- a CDS encoding flagellar protein FlgN: protein MPDISIAIQRLSEILDHEQRCVDGLVALFRQEQEAIRLLASDELAASNQRKLALLTELRQLEEQRATLVAQLAADWGLPSESVTLTMIAGRIGAEAAGRLLRQQDRLNRSILDARDANDISRLLVAGSLALVEDTLAIRQGAPLGPPLYSDAGMLQAKPVGGALLARRG from the coding sequence ATGCCGGATATCTCGATCGCCATCCAACGCCTCAGCGAGATTCTTGATCACGAACAACGGTGCGTAGACGGCCTTGTGGCCCTGTTCCGCCAGGAACAGGAGGCCATCAGACTGTTGGCGAGTGACGAACTGGCCGCTTCCAATCAGCGCAAGCTGGCCTTGCTGACGGAATTGCGTCAGCTGGAAGAACAGCGAGCCACCCTGGTGGCGCAACTCGCAGCCGACTGGGGCCTGCCCTCCGAATCGGTCACCCTCACCATGATTGCCGGCCGAATCGGCGCCGAAGCGGCCGGGCGGCTGCTGCGGCAGCAGGATCGGCTCAACCGATCTATCCTGGATGCGCGCGATGCCAACGACATCAGTCGCCTGTTGGTGGCCGGCTCTTTGGCCTTGGTCGAAGATACCCTGGCGATCCGACAAGGGGCGCCGCTGGGGCCCCCGCTGTACTCCGACGCCGGGATGCTGCAAGCCAAGCCCGTCGGCGGGGCCCTGCTGGCGAGGAGAGGGTAG
- the flgM gene encoding flagellar biosynthesis anti-sigma factor FlgM, which produces MEISGHGRAQDLAALLLGTQDVDRSATKPSAGPAPRQDQVQISEYAKELQRITSLVNVSEDTKAEQIAGIRQALDAGTYDVSGRKVGDALIRQVLTDAVL; this is translated from the coding sequence ATGGAAATTTCAGGACATGGGCGCGCGCAGGATCTGGCGGCTCTCTTGCTGGGAACGCAGGATGTCGACCGATCGGCCACCAAGCCGTCGGCGGGACCGGCACCTCGGCAGGATCAGGTGCAAATCTCCGAGTATGCCAAGGAACTCCAGCGGATCACCTCGCTGGTCAACGTCTCGGAAGACACCAAGGCTGAGCAGATCGCCGGGATCAGGCAGGCGCTGGACGCCGGAACGTACGATGTCAGCGGCCGAAAGGTCGGGGACGCGTTGATCCGACAGGTCTTGACCGACGCGGTGCTGTAA
- a CDS encoding flagellar basal body P-ring protein FlgI produces MRVIVSIMMIVAALTAGSAEAARVKDIATIDGVRENQLLGYGLVVGLGQTGDQVIGGQFTIQAMMSMLNKMGINLIIDPIQLLTRNIASVMVTAKLPPFAKPGMTLDAVVSSMANAKSLQGGTLLLTPLKAPNQEVFAVAQGPISIGGFLGGGGGGGGSNSGSSTVTKNHQAAGVVPSGAIVERELALNIDSWDSVAIMLRQADFTTSIRLADAIDSMLGPGTALPINSTQVRAAVPASFQGRVVQYIAMLEALDVTVDVPAKVVVNERTGTVVLGEYVRLSTCAIAHGNLTISVKDTVSVSQPNGSILGNSTGQTEVIKNQETQVQEDPARLMQVDETVTLGEVVRALNAVGVTPRDLVAILAALKAAGALQANLEII; encoded by the coding sequence ATGCGTGTCATCGTCAGCATCATGATGATCGTCGCGGCCCTGACCGCCGGTTCCGCGGAGGCGGCGCGGGTCAAGGACATCGCGACGATCGACGGGGTGCGGGAGAACCAGCTGTTGGGGTATGGCCTCGTGGTCGGCTTGGGCCAGACCGGCGATCAGGTGATCGGCGGCCAGTTCACGATCCAGGCCATGATGTCCATGTTGAACAAGATGGGGATCAACCTAATCATCGACCCCATCCAGTTGCTGACCAGGAACATTGCCTCCGTGATGGTCACGGCCAAGCTTCCGCCGTTTGCCAAACCGGGCATGACCTTGGATGCCGTCGTGTCCTCCATGGCCAATGCCAAGAGCTTGCAAGGGGGCACCTTGTTGCTGACGCCGCTCAAGGCGCCGAACCAGGAAGTCTTCGCGGTGGCGCAGGGGCCGATTTCCATCGGCGGGTTTCTGGGCGGAGGGGGCGGGGGCGGCGGGTCCAACAGCGGAAGTTCGACGGTGACCAAGAACCACCAGGCGGCCGGGGTGGTGCCCAGCGGGGCCATCGTGGAGAGGGAGTTGGCGCTCAACATCGACAGCTGGGACTCGGTTGCGATCATGCTGCGACAGGCGGACTTTACGACCTCGATCCGGCTGGCGGATGCGATCGACAGCATGCTGGGACCGGGGACGGCCCTGCCAATCAACTCCACCCAGGTGCGTGCCGCCGTGCCCGCCAGTTTTCAGGGGCGGGTCGTGCAGTACATCGCCATGCTGGAAGCGCTGGACGTGACCGTGGATGTTCCGGCCAAGGTGGTGGTGAACGAGCGCACCGGGACGGTCGTGCTGGGCGAATATGTCCGGCTCTCCACCTGCGCGATCGCGCACGGCAACCTGACCATCTCGGTCAAGGATACGGTCTCCGTATCGCAGCCGAACGGGTCCATCTTGGGGAACAGCACGGGGCAGACGGAGGTCATCAAGAACCAGGAGACCCAGGTTCAGGAAGACCCGGCTCGGCTGATGCAAGTGGATGAGACGGTCACGCTGGGCGAAGTGGTCCGGGCTCTCAACGCCGTAGGGGTGACCCCGAGGGACCTGGTCGCCATTTTGGCGGCCTTGAAGGCGGCTGGTGCGCTCCAGGCAAACTTAGAAATAATATAG
- a CDS encoding flagellar basal body L-ring protein FlgH, which translates to MTRRTVRPRTSHAVRLMKRDGMGQDSRLRRWGGVGTVCVAMGLLAGCFSPPPISSQIMIPPLPPPKTLGSLWQEENGRAYLYEDLRAMRVGDILTIKIQESHKGSKSADTNAERDSAVENSLTGNTIGLPSMVLNKFQANSLGIDASSKHKFSGKGATNRADTLTGTMSAHVTELMPNGDLRIEGRREVTVNSEKQTLKISGVVRRVDVDTRNTVLSSSIADARIEYTGLGVVDEVQRPGWFTRVLDYIYPF; encoded by the coding sequence ATGACCAGGCGAACGGTGCGTCCCCGTACGTCTCACGCCGTACGCCTTATGAAGCGGGATGGTATGGGCCAAGACTCACGGTTAAGACGTTGGGGTGGGGTGGGCACGGTGTGCGTGGCAATGGGCTTATTGGCCGGCTGCTTCAGTCCGCCGCCGATCAGCTCGCAGATTATGATCCCGCCGTTGCCGCCGCCGAAGACGCTCGGGTCTCTGTGGCAGGAGGAGAACGGACGGGCGTACTTATATGAAGACTTGCGGGCGATGCGGGTGGGAGACATCCTGACGATCAAGATTCAGGAAAGCCACAAGGGGTCCAAGAGCGCCGACACCAACGCCGAACGGGACTCGGCGGTGGAAAACTCTTTGACGGGCAATACGATCGGGCTCCCCTCCATGGTCTTGAACAAATTTCAGGCCAACTCGTTGGGCATCGATGCCAGTTCGAAGCACAAGTTCTCGGGGAAGGGCGCGACCAATCGAGCCGACACCTTGACCGGCACCATGTCCGCCCACGTCACCGAACTCATGCCGAACGGGGACTTGCGGATCGAAGGCCGTCGGGAAGTGACGGTGAACAGCGAGAAGCAGACGCTTAAGATCAGCGGCGTGGTCCGTCGCGTGGACGTGGACACGAGAAATACGGTGCTTTCGTCGTCGATCGCAGACGCCAGGATCGAATATACGGGGCTCGGCGTCGTGGACGAAGTGCAGCGGCCCGGCTGGTTCACGCGCGTCCTTGATTATATCTATCCGTTTTGA
- the flgA gene encoding flagellar basal body P-ring formation protein FlgA: MTSCMQPASLKPVAVRRLVLLAAAVLFAGGPAEGAEGKKPLPEGKPKAASVTPAKPAVTSKVVVQEVTSEQLRQAVRTYLERRLKGKAEEVEVQILNVDEPVTVAPGILEVRVKGRGLLENFGRRLFDVALLVDGREVRALRVLAEITVLADVVTVTRTVQPQETLEAEDLTIARLPLPGESHDFLTEAEQAVGKRVTRPIRAETPVRMSSLAIPEVVHKGEDVTIEFKHGGLLIQASGTSKMSGHVGQPVTVLNQDSKREVRGIVVGPGVVRVEF, encoded by the coding sequence ATGACCTCATGTATGCAGCCCGCATCGCTCAAGCCCGTGGCGGTTCGCCGGCTCGTTCTGCTCGCGGCGGCGGTGCTGTTCGCAGGAGGGCCGGCGGAGGGCGCGGAGGGCAAAAAGCCGCTGCCGGAGGGAAAGCCCAAGGCCGCATCCGTGACCCCCGCGAAGCCCGCAGTCACGTCTAAGGTGGTGGTACAGGAGGTGACGTCGGAGCAACTCCGGCAGGCCGTGCGGACTTACCTCGAACGGCGTTTGAAGGGCAAGGCCGAAGAAGTGGAAGTCCAGATCCTCAATGTGGATGAGCCGGTGACGGTGGCGCCGGGTATCCTCGAAGTCCGGGTGAAGGGGCGGGGCCTGCTGGAAAATTTCGGGCGGCGCCTGTTCGACGTGGCGTTGCTCGTGGACGGCAGGGAAGTGCGGGCGCTCCGCGTGTTGGCGGAGATCACCGTGTTGGCCGACGTCGTGACCGTGACCCGGACGGTTCAGCCGCAGGAAACCCTGGAGGCGGAGGATCTGACCATCGCCAGGCTCCCGCTTCCGGGAGAGAGCCATGATTTTCTGACCGAGGCGGAACAGGCGGTCGGCAAGCGCGTGACGCGGCCGATACGGGCCGAAACCCCCGTGCGGATGTCTTCGCTGGCCATTCCGGAAGTCGTCCACAAAGGCGAAGACGTGACGATTGAGTTCAAGCACGGTGGCTTGCTGATCCAGGCCAGCGGGACCAGCAAGATGAGCGGTCATGTGGGCCAGCCCGTCACGGTCTTGAATCAGGACAGCAAGCGGGAAGTGCGCGGGATTGTGGTGGGGCCGGGCGTGGTCCGGGTCGAATTTTAG
- the flgG gene encoding flagellar basal-body rod protein FlgG yields the protein MIRAMWTAATGMTAQQVNIDVIANNLANVNTNAFKRSRAEFADLLYQIQRMPGTNSSNVSIYPVGIQVGGGVRTTTVAKEWAQGNMRQTNNEFDLAIDGVGFFQVTRPDGTIMYSRNGAFKRDNVGNLVSGDGDQLSPVITIPSGALKVDIAQDGTVSVLLPGVTQATQIGQIQLVRFDNPSGLIAQGNNLFLNSFSSGPPIQGTGGFATGFGLIQQGYLESSNVNLAEEMVSMIIAQRSYEVNAKAIQAADEMMSMANNVRR from the coding sequence ATGATTCGTGCCATGTGGACGGCGGCCACCGGAATGACCGCGCAGCAAGTCAACATCGACGTGATCGCGAACAATCTGGCCAACGTCAACACCAATGCCTTCAAGCGCAGCCGGGCGGAGTTCGCCGACCTCCTCTACCAGATCCAGCGGATGCCCGGCACCAACTCGTCCAACGTCTCCATTTATCCCGTGGGCATCCAGGTGGGCGGCGGAGTGCGGACGACGACGGTGGCGAAAGAATGGGCCCAGGGCAACATGCGGCAGACCAACAACGAGTTTGACCTGGCGATCGACGGCGTCGGATTTTTCCAGGTGACGCGACCGGACGGGACGATCATGTATTCGCGCAACGGGGCGTTCAAGCGCGACAATGTCGGCAATTTGGTCAGCGGGGACGGCGATCAGTTGAGCCCGGTCATTACGATCCCGTCCGGGGCCCTCAAGGTGGACATTGCCCAGGACGGCACCGTGTCCGTGCTGCTGCCGGGCGTCACGCAGGCCACGCAGATCGGGCAGATCCAGCTCGTCCGCTTCGACAATCCCTCCGGGTTGATCGCCCAGGGCAACAACTTGTTCTTGAACAGCTTCTCCTCCGGCCCTCCCATTCAAGGCACGGGCGGATTCGCCACCGGCTTCGGCTTGATCCAGCAGGGGTATCTGGAGAGCTCCAACGTCAACCTGGCGGAGGAAATGGTGTCGATGATCATCGCGCAGCGGAGCTATGAAGTGAACGCCAAAGCGATTCAGGCCGCCGATGAGATGATGTCCATGGCCAATAACGTGCGGCGGTAA